A section of the Mastomys coucha isolate ucsf_1 unplaced genomic scaffold, UCSF_Mcou_1 pScaffold15, whole genome shotgun sequence genome encodes:
- the Fam163b gene encoding protein FAM163B — protein sequence MTAGTVVITGGILATVILLCIIAVLCYCRLQYYCCKKDESEEDEEEPDFAVHSHLPPLHSNRNLVLTNGPALYPAATTSFSQKSPQARALCRSCSHYEPPTFFLQEPEDEDFEGVRNGGGRVAYKSISQEDVELQSASFGGLQALNPNRLSAMREAFSRSRSVSTDV from the exons ATGACAGCCGGGACTGTGGTCATCACTGGGGGCATCTTGGCAACTGTGATTCTGCTCTGTATCATCGCTGTTCTGTGCTACTGTCGGCTTCAG TATTACTGCTGCAAGAAGGACGAAtccgaggaggacgaggaggaaccCGACTTCGCTGTGCACTCCCACCTGCCACCCCTGCATTCCAACCGCAACCTCGTGTTGACCAACGGGCCTGCTCTCTACCCAGCTGCCACCACCTCTTTCAGCCAAAAGTCCCCACAGGCCCGTGCCCTCTGCCGCAGCTGCTCCCACTACGAGCCGCCCACCTTCTTCCTGCAGGAGCCAGAGGACGAGGACTTTGAGGGTGTGCGCAACGGCGGGGGCCGCGTGGCCTACAAAAGCATCAGCCAGGAAGATGTGGAGCTGCAGTCTGCAAGCTTCGGGGGCCTACAGGCGCTCAACCCCAACCGCCTCTCTGCCATGCGGGAGGCCTTTTCCCGAAGCCGTAGCGTAAGCACTGACGTGTGA